A window of Zingiber officinale cultivar Zhangliang chromosome 5A, Zo_v1.1, whole genome shotgun sequence contains these coding sequences:
- the LOC121983036 gene encoding uncharacterized protein LOC121983036: MSRQATIRNLRWRGITVTNTLKVCLMIIGCAWILYQFKYSHQKNSKVSLDRSSPSIPEFHKQHLPHSNKTRHRREFNLNQSTEGDTKNGGIEELGVVEKEQLEDASRTAREDSLKADDASSEVVAAKRGDSGTGIVERRYGEIHDLLRENTSKSLDISEKNNSDIVPKGNQTLLIALNKATSPANLTRRNKSDLNSTTRRSKPGIDALNDAPLQTAKYSKE, encoded by the coding sequence ATGTCGAGGCAGGCAACCATTCGGAATCTGAGATGGAGAGGAATCACTGTTACAAACACTCTAAAAGTTTGCCTAATGATCATTGGTTGTGCATGGATTCTGTACCAGTTCAAGTATTCTCATCAGAAGAACTCCAAGGTCTCACTTGATAGATCATCACCGAGCATTCCTGAGTTTCACAAGCAGCATCTGCCTCACTCGAACAAGACTCGCCACCGTCGGGAATTCAACCTCAATCAGTCCACAGAAGGTGATACTAAGAATGGAGGAATTGAAGAGCTCGGGGTGGTGGAGAAGGAACAGCTCGAGGATGCTTCCCGGACGGCTCGAGAGGACAGCCTCAAAGCGGACGATGCATCGAGTGAGGTAGTAGCCGCCAAGCGTGGAGATTCTGGTACCGGAATTGTAGAGAGGAGGTATGGAGAGATTCATGATTTGCTCAGAGAAAACACTTCAAAATCGCTCGATATTTCTGAAAAGAACAATTCAGATATCGTTCCAAAAGGTAACCAAACTCTTCTTATTGCCCTGAACAAGGCAACGTCACCAGCAAATTTGACAAGGAGAAACAAAAGTGATCTGAATTCGACAACCAGAAGATCAAAACCCGGCATCGATGCTTTGAATGATGCACCACTACAAACTGCTAAGTATAGCAAAGAGTAA
- the LOC121981092 gene encoding L-gulonolactone oxidase 2-like — protein sequence MAPATAFLLPLLSSVILLSAVVAVRASPPGPVVTCRSGNSNCTVTNAYGAFPDRSTCLVASVAYPGTEQELLAAVSAAAAKGQHMKALSAYSHSIPKLSCPGGPAGRGLVISTVRLNRTVSSDPARFRMTFEGGIKLRELLDAAASRGMALPHSPYWEGVTLGGLLSTGSHGSSAFGKGSAVHEYVVGMRLVVPTAEPVADTGYYAKVVSLGEDDRDLLAAKVSLGVLGVISQVTLQLEPMFKRSVTNRVVPDVAFENSISSFAATTPYGDIIWYPSQAVVVYRDDFKLPVSTPGTGLNDFIGFRAQPTLVITSTRAAEKLAEENEDTNGKCVLSKLNVNTLLSLGMGFKNSAGVIGFTGYPVIGNQSDIQSAGSCLRSREDGLLSACAWDPRFRGLFYHQTTVSVPLVNATAFIADVKRIRDASPTGALCGIELNLGFFMRFVRASSAYLGKTADSVDIDITYYRPRNDPRRGRLHEDVLEEIEQLALFKYGALPHWGKNRHVGFVGVKEKLGEKVEEFVKVMEKYDGQGLFSSAWTDALLGLRGREVLVEADGCALEGLCICSADKHCAPDQGYRCRPGRVYQESRVCRKIEEAGAGLIQSA from the exons ATGGCTCCGGCGACTgcctttcttcttcccctgctcTCCTCCGTCATTCTCCTCTCGGCGGTGGTGGCGGTGCGCGCGTCTCCGCCAGGGCCCGTGGTCACGTGCCGCTCCGGCAACTCTAACTGCACCGTCACCAACGCCTACGGCGCCTTCCCCGACCGCTCCACCTGCCTCGTCGCCTCCGTGGCCTACCCGGGAACAGAGCAGGAGCTTCTGGCCGCCGTGTCCGCGGCGGCCGCCAAGGGCCAGCACATGAAGGCCCTCAGCGCCTACTCCCACAGCATCCCGAAGCTGTCGTGCCCCGGCGGACCGGCCGGCCGGGGGCTGGTCATCAGCACCGTCCGGCTGAACCGGACGGTGAGCTCCGACCCGGCCCGGTTCAGGATGACGTTCGAAGGCGGGATCAAGCTGCGGGAGCTCCTCGACGCGGCTGCGAGCCGGGGGATGGCGCTGCCGCATTCGCCGTACTGGGAGGGGGTCACGCTGGGGGGCCTGCTCAGCACCGGCTCCCACGGCAGCTCGGCGTTCGGGAAGGGGTCGGCGGTGCACGAGTACGTGGTGGGGATGCGCCTGGTGGTGCCCACCGCCGAACCGGTGGCGGACACCGGGTACTACGCCAAGGTGGTTAGCCTCGGCGAGGATGACCGGGATCTGTTGGCGGCGAAGGTTTCTCTCGGCGTCCTCGGAGTTATTTCTCAG GTGACGCTCCAATTGGAGCCGATGTTCAAGCGCTCCGTCACGAACAGAGTCGTCCCCGACGTCGCATTTGAGAATTCGATCTCCTCCTTCGCCGCCACCACTCCCTACGGCGACATCATCTGGTACCCTTCCCAAGCCGTCGTCGTCTACCGCGACGACTTCAAGCTCCCCGTCTCCACCCCCGGCACCGGCCTCAACGACTTCATCGGCTTCCGGGCCCAGCCCACTCTCGTCATCACCTCCACCCGCGCCGCCG AGAAACTCGCAGAGGAAAACGAGGATACGAACGGCAAGTGCGTCTTGTCCAAATTGAACGTCAACACTCTGCTCTCGCTCGGAATGGGCTTCAAGAACAGCGCCGGGGTGATCGGATTCACAGGCTATCCCGTCATCGGAAACCAAAGCGACATCCAATCTGCCG GTTCGTGCTTGCGGAGCCGTGAAGACGGCCTCCTCTCGGCGTGCGCTTGGGATCCTCGCTTCAGGGGGCTCTTCTACCACCAGACAACCGTCAGCGTCCCCTTAGTCAACGCCACCGCCTTCATCGCCGACGTGAAGCGCATCCGCGACGCCAGCCCCACCGGCGCCCTCTGCGGCATCGAGCTCAATCTCGGCTTCTTCATGCGCTTCGTCCGAGCCTCCTCCGCCTACCTAGGAAAAACCGCAGACTCCGTCGACATCGACATCACCTACTACCGCCCCCGGAACGACCCCAGGCGGGGGCGGCTGCACGAGGACGTGCTGGAGGAGATCGAGCAGCTGGCGCTGTTCAAGTACGGCGCGCTCCCGCACTGGGGGAAGAACAGGCACGTAGGGTTCGTGGGGGTGAAGGAGAAGCTCGGAGAGAAAGTGGAGGAGTTCGTGAAGGTGATGGAGAAGTACGACGGCCAGGGGCTGTTCTCGTCGGCGTGGACGGACGCGCTGCTGGGGCTCCGGGGGAGGGAGGTGTTAGTGGAGGCCGACGGCTGCGCGCTGGAGGGGCTCTGCATTTGCTCCGCCGACAAGCACTGCGCGCCGGATCAGGGGTATCGTTGCCGGCCGGGGAGAGTGTACCAAGAATCTCGCGTGTGCAGGAAGATTGAAGAAGCAGGGGCAGGTCTGATTCAGAGTGCATGA